The genome window TACCTCTCAACACTTGACAACAGCGACAAACGCGCGCCTTAAAACAAGTGTAGACGGGATTGGCGAATTTTCCCGTCAAACCTCGACCATTTCAAAATCTTCCTTGCCGGCACCGCAATCCGGGCAAACCCAGTTCAGTGGAATATCCTCCCAGCGCGTGCCCGGCGCGATGCCTTCTTCGGGCAAACCCTTTTCTTCATCGTAGATAAATCCGCAAATAACACACATCCAGCGCTTGTATTCACTCATAGACTGACTCCTGCCTGAAATTCAGGCCCGCATAATACCCTTGCAAGCCGCGCCACAACAGCCAACCGCAGTGCTACAATAACCTGTCCGAAGCAAGGTAAAATCCAATGCAACAACGCGTTAGCCGTCTGGAACAAATTTCACAACCTGCACGACCGGTGCTACCGTCATGACAGCACAGAACAGTCCTGTACCGGTTGTCATGGTATTTTCCGGCAACGACCCGAGTGGTGGCGCCGGCGTACAGGCCGACATCGAGGCACTGATCAGCCACGGCTGTCACACCACGCCGGTTATTACCACCCTCACCATCCAGGACACCCAGGATGTAATCGGTTACACACCACTGGATGGAGCACTGATCGCAGAACAGGCGCGTGCCGTGCTCGAGGATATTCCTGTCAGCGTCTTCAAGCTGGGCTTGTTGACCAGCACCGAGGCCGTTGAAGCCATACACGCCATTCTCGACGATTACCCGGAAATCCCCGTTGTTACCGACCCGGTACTGGCGACCGGTGGCGGCACCCTGCTGGCTGACGAGGATGTCATCGATGCCGTCAACGAGTTACTGCTGCCCCAGACCACCGTACTCACACCCAATAGTAACGAAGCGCGCCTGCTGGCCCCGGAGGCCGACTCACTCGGAGCCTGCGCCATGGCGTTACTCGACAAGGGCGCCGAGTTTGTTCTGCTTACCGGTACCCACGAAAACACCCCGAGCGTCGTCAATTCGCTGTACAGCAATCGCCGCCTGATCGAGACTTTTACCTGGGACCGGCTGGAAGGCGAGTTCCACGGTTCCGGCTGCACACTGGCTTCAAGCATTGCAGGATTGCTGGCGCAAGGCATGGAGCCTTTCTCGGCGATTCACGAAGCC of Thiogranum longum contains these proteins:
- a CDS encoding rubredoxin, translated to MSEYKRWMCVICGFIYDEEKGLPEEGIAPGTRWEDIPLNWVCPDCGAGKEDFEMVEV
- the thiD gene encoding bifunctional hydroxymethylpyrimidine kinase/phosphomethylpyrimidine kinase, which gives rise to MTAQNSPVPVVMVFSGNDPSGGAGVQADIEALISHGCHTTPVITTLTIQDTQDVIGYTPLDGALIAEQARAVLEDIPVSVFKLGLLTSTEAVEAIHAILDDYPEIPVVTDPVLATGGGTLLADEDVIDAVNELLLPQTTVLTPNSNEARLLAPEADSLGACAMALLDKGAEFVLLTGTHENTPSVVNSLYSNRRLIETFTWDRLEGEFHGSGCTLASSIAGLLAQGMEPFSAIHEAQEYTWQSLAEGYRIGMGQKLPNRLFWAREEQE